The Panacibacter microcysteis DNA window CATTGGCAGGTTGTTTTGAATACCCAGCATTACCCCGCCGTACCCGCCATTGGTAATGTACACATGCGCATAGGGCATAACATCATTAAACGGAATAAAATCTTCGATGATTATATTGTTGTGGTGGTACTTAGCCCGCAAAGCCTGTGTTTGCGAGCCACCTGTAGTACAGATTACCAGCACATCCGAACCTTTGAATGCTTCCAGTGTTGGCACAATCAATTTCTGAACATCTTTTTCAACGGTGCCCTGTGTAACCAGTACAATCTTTTTGTATTGTTTAAGTCTTTCATCAAACCAGGGTGTTCGTTGTGCTGGTTTACTGTAAGGGTACAGGGGCCCGATAAAGCGAATATAACTGCTCATGTCGCTGCGCTTGTATTCAAAGCCCGGCGTGCCGCTTTGCAGCAGCAGATCGCTCTTTTTAAGATCAAAAATGCTTTCGTTGTTGTGCGGAATTTGATAGGCATCGAACATTTCATGCATTACTTTATTGGGCCCGCTGAAAAGCAATTTATCAGATACTGCTCTTAACAATGCCTGTTTTATTTTCCCCATCCATGTATCAGAGGGTTCCATGCCCAGCCCGCAGGGCGGCAGATCTTTTGATGTTTCAGACAATGGCAATACGCCCACTGCTATAACAGGAACATGCATCAGCTCTTTTACAAATGCAATACCGGTAAACGCATTGTCAGCTATCAACAAATCAAAAGGAAATGTTTCATAAATGTCCTGTATGTCTGCATAGTATTCCGGGCCGCGAAGAATAAAAGCATTGATAATATCAAATTTGAGTTTGGCTACTGTTGTTTTTTTGTTTTTTCTTTCAGGGAAAGCAGCGTCAAAATTATTATCACTAACATCTACAGCATGTTTAAACGGGTAATGGAATATATTCAGTTCACTTAACTTCTTTGTATAACTTTTGGATGTGTACCATCTTACATCGTAGCCACAAGATACCAGGTGAACTGCCAGCGATGTAAGCGGGTTAAAATGTCCGTCTGCAGGAAAATTGGCAAACAAAATTCTTTTGCCATGCGTGTTTAAAGCTTTCATGTTGGTTGAATTAATTGCATGGCAATGCTACAACCGCTATGGGTGGTGAAAAATGTAAAAGTGTGCCAGTTGTATTTTTTGGGTACTCAGTTGCGTCAATTACAGGAGAAATAATTATGGGGTCAGCAGCAGATCTTTAATCAGCTTTGGTTGCGTCGCACACTTGTACAGTATAGCTGTACGCGGCAGCTCCGGGTGTGCCAGCGCATAGTTTAGTTTACCTGTTGCCAAAGAAGGCAGCGCATGCGGCAACCTTATCTGTGTTGATGATGTCAACACCCATGTTATGCAACTTTAGCCAGTATCGTTCGCTGTCAGGTATGGCCCATAACCTGAGCAGTTTATGCTGTTCGTGTGTTGCTGTTACCAGGTTGCTGATGTTTTTGTCAAGACTATCTGCGGGCCGCATATAATTCATATAGCTGTCGCTGATCAATGCAACCCGTTCCAGCGTTTTTGTATCATATTGTTCATATGGCCTGCCATCAAACATTATATACGGGGGCAATGTATTCCATTCATTGCTGTTTCCACGCTCACCACTAATCACCACCTGTATAGCATGTTTGTTTACATGCCTGTTAAATACGGCCGGGTAAGGCGCCAGCAATCGTACCAGCGTGTTTAGCACTAAGGAGCTGTTCTCTTTGATGTCGATCATTAGCAATAGCGCATAGGTTGTGTCATCGCTGATATGGTTGTTGTGTGTATTGAACAGTTGTACAACCGGCAGAATGTATAGCTGCAGTAAGGTGGCAGTGCTGTCAATATCTTTTTTATCATGCGCTACAAAAAGATCTTTACCGGGGTACACGTCTGCTTCAATAATGTATGCTTTATATTTTAACGCATTCACCAATGGCTGCGGTTTAGCATAATCGTTGTGCGAATGGATGAGTACACTTTGCGTAAATGATTCAACAGTGGTCAGCAATAATAACAGCAGCAACAGTAAGTTTTTCATACTGCTAAGATCGGAATAACATTGAATGTTGTAATATTGAAAGAAAACCTATGAGCATAACATTATTTGAACCACTCACCATACGCAGTGTCACCTTTCGCAACAGGATAGCAGTTTCCCCCATGTGCCAGTATTCCAGCATAGATGGTTTTGCCAACGACTGGCACCTCGTGCATTTGGGTAGCCGTGCGGTTGGCGGCGCAGGCCTTGTAATGATGGAGGCAACTGCAGTATCTCCTGAAGGCCGTATAACCCCTGATGATATGGGCATCTGGAAAGATGAACATATTACTTTCCTGCAGCGGATTACTTCATTTATCAGCGCACATGGTGCTGTACCCGGCGTGCAGCTTGCGCATGCAGGCCGTAAGGCCAGTCATGCATCTCCGTGGAAAGGCAACAAACCCCTGCAGGATGATACGGCATGGCAAACCCTGGCACCGTCTGCACTTAAGTATAAAGACACTGATCCCGATTCGCGGGTTATGTCTATCTCAGACATTCAGCAACTCACCAGGGACTTTGAAGCAGCAGCAAAACGGGCGCTGGCTGCAGGTTTCAGGGTTATTGAAATTCACGCAGCACACGGCTACCTGCTGAATGAATTTTTGTCGCCACTCAGCAATAACAGGACCGATGATTATGGCGGCAGCTTCGAAAACAGGATACGCATACTGGTTGAAATATGCGAGGCTGTGCGTACAGCAATGCCTGCAGACCTTCCTTTATTTGTACGCATTTCGGCCACAGATTGGGTAGATGGCGGCTGGACCATCGAAGACTCGGTACAATTGGCCGGCGTGCTTAAACGACATGGCGTAGATCTTATTGATACATCAAGCGGCGGAAACAGCCCGCTGCAAAAAATACCTGTAGCGCCCATGTACCAAACGCCATTTGCAGAACGCATCAAAAAAGAGACAGGTATTTTAACGGGCGCTGTGGGCCTTATTACCACACCAGCAGAAGCCAATGATATTATTGCAGCAAACAAAGCAGACATGGTGTTGCTTGCAAGGGAATTCCTGCGCGATCCATATTTTCCGCTACATGCTGCAAAAGCACTTGGTTATGATGTTAACTGGCCCGACCAGTACACAAGAGCGAAAAAGTAATCTTTGTAACGGGCTGCACCCGGAGCTGTTGCAAATTGTTATACAGTACAAGTGTGCGACGCAACAGTTGCTTCATAGCAGTACTGCAGCCGGTAACCAAATTATACAATACCTGCCATGCCAATGGCGGGTATTGTATTTATACGATACTACTCAATCATGGTATTTTAATTTTTCATCGCAAAACAACGCAAGTTCATCGCAATTGGCACAGATGCCGTACCGATGCAAAGTAGTTTCGTGTTATAAAATACATGACCGTGAAATATATTTTACTCTGTACATGGTTGCTGCTAACCGGTATTTCACTACGGGCACAAACTGCGGTACGTGGGTCGGTGGCCGACATTAAAGACAGCAGCGCGCTGCAGGGTACCACTGTTACCCTTTGTAATAATACAGATACCAGCGAGGT harbors:
- a CDS encoding glycosyltransferase gives rise to the protein MKALNTHGKRILFANFPADGHFNPLTSLAVHLVSCGYDVRWYTSKSYTKKLSELNIFHYPFKHAVDVSDNNFDAAFPERKNKKTTVAKLKFDIINAFILRGPEYYADIQDIYETFPFDLLIADNAFTGIAFVKELMHVPVIAVGVLPLSETSKDLPPCGLGMEPSDTWMGKIKQALLRAVSDKLLFSGPNKVMHEMFDAYQIPHNNESIFDLKKSDLLLQSGTPGFEYKRSDMSSYIRFIGPLYPYSKPAQRTPWFDERLKQYKKIVLVTQGTVEKDVQKLIVPTLEAFKGSDVLVICTTGGSQTQALRAKYHHNNIIIEDFIPFNDVMPYAHVYITNGGYGGVMLGIQNNLPMVVAGVHEGKNEICARVGYFKLGINLKTEKPAPGKIEDAVNKILADSSYHKHIATLSKEFDSYNTLEIFIMHVQNLLNNTAHKRLNEAA
- a CDS encoding NADH:flavin oxidoreductase/NADH oxidase; translation: MSITLFEPLTIRSVTFRNRIAVSPMCQYSSIDGFANDWHLVHLGSRAVGGAGLVMMEATAVSPEGRITPDDMGIWKDEHITFLQRITSFISAHGAVPGVQLAHAGRKASHASPWKGNKPLQDDTAWQTLAPSALKYKDTDPDSRVMSISDIQQLTRDFEAAAKRALAAGFRVIEIHAAHGYLLNEFLSPLSNNRTDDYGGSFENRIRILVEICEAVRTAMPADLPLFVRISATDWVDGGWTIEDSVQLAGVLKRHGVDLIDTSSGGNSPLQKIPVAPMYQTPFAERIKKETGILTGAVGLITTPAEANDIIAANKADMVLLAREFLRDPYFPLHAAKALGYDVNWPDQYTRAKK